A window from Lampris incognitus isolate fLamInc1 chromosome 5, fLamInc1.hap2, whole genome shotgun sequence encodes these proteins:
- the LOC130112555 gene encoding LOW QUALITY PROTEIN: long-chain fatty acid transport protein 1-like (The sequence of the model RefSeq protein was modified relative to this genomic sequence to represent the inferred CDS: deleted 1 base in 1 codon), whose translation MIVCLSSLVAIRLGSPSWIWSLLAGIGLLMAWGRPWRFLHVALHTIKRDLKCLVVILRVKFSLHRHLHSGRTIPDLFAHVVAHHPDKPALICEATGEVWTFRELNDKCCAVAGWAVAQGWTEGDVVALYLESRPPLVALWLGLAMVGVEAALINHNLRQHSLLHCVGTCTVRAMVFGTELTEAVSEVSGSLDPSVVLFSIGDQSDESNVASLQAKSLEPLLARSPTRPPKRPLSKGFNDKLFYIFTSGTTGMPKAAVVVHSRYYRIAAFGFHSFGLRHDDIIYNSLPLYHSAGNIMGVGQCLLFGLTVVVKRKFSASRFWKDCIKYNCTVIQYIGEICRYLLAQPVHPSEAGHRVRIAMGNGLRPSVWEGFVQRFRIQRVGEFYGATECNCSLINIDGRVGTCGFISRILPSFYPVGLVRVQEESMELLRDAQGLCVPCRPGEPGVLVGCINQNDSLRRFDGYADQDSTNRKIAHNVLKMGDSAYISGDLLVMDEYGYVYFKDRCGDTFRWRGENVSTTEVEAILSGLLGHTDVAVYGVAVPGVEGKAGMAAIADVGEQFDRFTFLTAVQKSLPPYARPIFLRLLPQLDTTGTFKIQKMRLKMEGYDPHHSNEQLFFLNSRAGCYEVLTEELYRSIIKGGVCL comes from the exons ATGATAGTGTGCCTGAGTTCCTTGGTGGCGATAAGACTG GGTTCCCCATCCTGGATTTGGAGCCTTTTGGCTGGGATAGGCCTTTTGATGGCCTGGGGGAGACCCTGGAGGTTCCTCCATGTAGCACTTCACACCATCAAGAGAGACCTCAA GTGTCTGGTTGTCATACTACGGGTAAAATTCTCCCTGCACAGGCACCTGCATAGCGGCAGAACAATCCCTGACCTGTTTGCCCATGTGGTGGCACATCATCCAGACAAGCCTGCCTTGATCTGTGAGGCCACAGGAGAG GTGTGGACTTTTAGGGAGCTAAATGACAAATGCTGTGCTGTGGCCGGCTGGGCAGTGGCGCAGGGCTGGACTGAGGGTGATGTAGTGGCCTTATATTTAGAAAGTCGCCCACCATTGGTGGCGCTGTGGCTGGGTCTGGCGATGGTCGGCGTTGAGGCCGCACTAATCAACCATAATTTACGGCaacactctcttctgcactgtgTGGGTACGTGCACGGTCCGGGCAATGGTGTTCGGGACAGAGCTCACTGAAG CCGTGTCAGAGGTGAGTGGTTCTCTGGACCCCTCGGTGGTTTTGTTCAGTATCGGCGACCAGAGCGATGAAAGCAATGTCGCCAGCCTCCAGGCAAAGAGCCTCGAACCCCTGCTGGCCCGTTCGCCTACACGACCCCCGAAACGTCCTCTCAGCAAGGGGTTTAACG ATAAGCTGTTCTACATCTTTACCTCTGGCACAACGGGGATGCCAAAGGCGGCCGTAGTGGTGCACAGTCG TTATTACCGCATCGCTGCTTTCGGCTTCCACTCCTTTGGGTTACGACATGACGACATCATCTACAACAGCCTCCCCCTCTACCATTCTGCAG gCAACATCATGGGTGTAGGGCAATGTTTACTCTTCGGTCTAACTGTCGTTGTCAAGAGGAAGTTCTCGGCCAGTCGCTTCTGGAAGGACTGTATCAAGTACAACTGCACC GTTATCCAATACATAGGTGAGATCTGCCGTTACCTGTTGGCACAGCCAGTTCATCCTTCTGAGGCTGGTCACCGAGTGCGTATTGCCATGGGTAATGGCCTCCGTCCGTCTGTGTGGGAAGGGTTTGTGCAGAGGTTCAGAATCCAGCGGGTCGGGGAGTTCTACGGGGCGACGGAGTGCAACTGCAGCCTCATCAACATCGACggcagg GTAGGGACGTGTGGCTTCATCAGTCGTATTCTGCCCAGTTTCTACCCCGTCGGGCTGGTCAGGGTACAGGAGGAAAGCATGGAGCTTCTCCGGGATGCTCAGGGACTCTGTGTACCGTGTCGGCCTG GTGAGCCAGGCGTGTTGGTGGGGTGCATCAACCAGAATGACTCACTAAGGAGATTCGACGGCTACGCTGATCAGGATTCAACCAATCGGAAAATAGCTCACAATGTCCTCAAGATGGGAGACTCTGCCTATATCTCAG gtGACCTTCTGGTGATGGACGAGTATGGCTACGTGTACTTTAAGGACCGTTGCGGGGATACGTTTCGTTGGCGAGGGGAGAACGTCTCTACCACAGAGGTGGAGGCAATTCTCAGTGGGCTGCTGGGGCACACTGATGTGGCCGTCTATGGAGTAGCTGTACCAG GTGTGGAGGGCAAGGCTGGTATGGCGGCTATAGCCGATGTAGGAGAACAGTTTGACAGGTTTACCTTCTTGACTGCGGTACAGAAATCTCTGCCCCCCTACGCACGCCCCATCTTCCTCCGACTCTTGCCACAACTTGATACCACAG GCACATTTAAAATTCAGAAGATGCGGCTGAAAATGGAAGGATACGATCCTCATCATTCAAATGAACAGCTCTTTTTTCTAAACAGCCGTGCTGGCTGCTATGAGGTTCTGACTGAGGAACTCTATAGGTCCATTATAAAGGGAGGGGTTTGTCTGTGA
- the LOC130112901 gene encoding putative adhesion G protein-coupled receptor E4P — protein MLSGTMVLILGSLWMPNGGAPSCKDDCEDFDYCKEEMNICGRNATCVIKSGEYECSCKEGFSNTRNKTKFKPIEGECKDTNECWYNETICGKTAKCVNTIGNYNCNCLPGYRNFSEHSSNCTDIDECTEGTAQKTVACRLKGSCSNLVGSYLCNCSSGYTNYGHERTECSELQCDQFKVDTSLPGLANVLSLMRNNCLALSDPKLVSGEKMNGVTLLQTLFSATEDILSHGQLNNSHEVSGMLGAVEKGLKLIVPQLKDNITTRETNHTEMQLAVWRGETPPTGPVHLTTNNANLTTDWRIATGSGPYTGIATAALVNYKNLEKSVNWSFEHLQEHQKDGRGPSYQIASKVVSVVVSNPSTQHLNESVTLTFRHLENREESSQVNYTCIYWEPGQNDGGAWSTRGCSKQFSNDTYTECSCSHLSSFAVLMALYPNEDPFELVVFTKLGLTISLLCLAVSILTFQFCHSIKGTRTTIHLHLCVCLFFANLIFLTGISQTKPEVACRFVAAMLHFFFLGAFSWMLLEGVQLYRMLVLVFNANMRRLYMFAAGYGPPLVIVGISAISRPNGYGTNRHCWLSLEHGLIWSFFGPVCLIIILNIFFFIITVWKLTQKFSSLNPELSNLHKIKVFTVTAIAQLCVLGLTWVSGVFLFQEGATIAAYIFTILNSLQGVLIFIMHCLFSKQVREEYAKFFCLREKQQKKYSEFSNTVPLQSLSK, from the exons ATTTCGATTATTGTAAAGAGGAAATGAACATCTGTGGTCGCAACGCAACATGTGTTATCAAAAGCGGGGAATACGAATGTTCTTGCAAAGAGGGGTTTTCTAACACACGGAACAAGACCAAATTCAAACCTATAGAAGGAGAGTGTAAAG ACACCAACGAATGCTGGTACAACGAAACGATCTGTGGCAAAACGGCTAAATGTGTTAACACGATCGGGAACTACAATTGCAATTGTCTGCCAGGGTACCGCAACTTCAGTGAGCACAGCTCTAACTGCACAG ACATAGATGAGTGCACAGAAGGTACAGCACAGAAAACCGTTGCTTGTAGACTAAAAGGCAGTTGTAGCAATCTTGTCGGGAGCTACTTGTGCAATtgttcatctggatacaccaACTATGGCCATGAAAGGACTGAATGCTCAG AGTTGCAGTGTGACCAGTTCAAAGTAGACACT tCTCTCCCTGGTCTGGCAAATGTCTTGTCCTTGATGAGGAACAACTGTCTGGCTTTATCTGACCCTAAATTAGTCAGTGGTGAAAAGATGAATGGAGTGACTTTACTGCAG ACACTGTTTAGTGCAACTGAAGACATATTGTCTCATGGTCAACTGAACAACAGCCATGAGGTGAGTGGAATGCTGGGTGCAGTGGAGAAGGGCTTGAAGCTCATCGTCCCTCAGCTCAAAGACAACATCACCACGAGGGAGACAAACCATACAG AGATGCAGCTTGCAGTATGGAGGGGGGAAACTCCACCAACAGGACCAGTCCACCTGACCACGAACAATGCAAACTTAACTACTGACTGGAGGATAGCAACTGGGAGTGGGCCTTACACAG GCATTGCTACTGCGGCACTGGTGAACTACAAGAACCTTGAAAAAAGTGTTAACTGGTCCTTTGAGCATCTCCAAGAACATCAAAAAGATGGTCGGGGTCCCAGCTATCAAATCGCTTCTAAAGTGGTTTCGGTTGTGGTCTCCAACCCATCCACACAACACCTAAATGAATCTGTCACCCTCACCTTCAGGCATCTAGAG AACAGGGAGGAGTCTTCTCAGGTGAATTACACCTGCATATACTGGGAACCTGGACAGAATGATGGAGGAGCATGGTCCACACGTGGTTGCTCTAAGCAGTTTTCCAATGATACGTACACTGAGTGCAGCTGTAGTCACCTGAGCAGCTTCGCTGTGCTGATGGCCCTGTATCCCAATGAG GATCCCTTTGAACTGGTAGTATTTACCAAATTGGGCCTGACAATCTCCCTGCTGTGTTTGGCTGTGAGCATCTTGACCTTTCAGTTCTGCCACTCCATAAAAGGGACACGCACCACCATCCACCTGCACCTCTGTGTGTGCCTCTTTTTTGCCAACTTAATCTTTCTCACTGGCATTTCACAGACCAAACCTGAG GTTGCATGTAGATTCGTGGCGGCCATGCTCCACTTCTTCTTCTTGGGAGCATTTAGCTGGATGCTGTTAGAAGGGGTACAGCTGTATCGTATGTTGGTGCTTGTTTTCAATGCAAACATGCGACGTCTCTACATGTTTGCTGCGGGCTATGGGCCCCCCTTGGTGATAGTAGGGATATCTGCCATCAGCAGACCGAATGGATATGGCACTAACCGACA CTGCTGGCTCTCCTTGGAACATGGCCTCATTTGGAGTTTCTTCGGCCCTGTCTGTCTCATTATCATCCTCAacatcttcttcttcatcatcaccgTCTGGAAGCTCACCCAGAAATTCTCCAGTCTCAACCCAGAACTCTCTAACCTGCACAAAATAAA AGTGTTCACAGTGACGGCCATTGCCCAGTTGTGTGTGCTGGGTCTGACGTGGGTGTCTGGGGTCTTCCTGTTCCAAGAGGGTGCAACAATAGCAGCATATATCTTCACAATCCTTAACAGCCTACAGGGAGTGCTGATCTTTATCATGCACTGCCTATTTTCTAAGCAG GTGAGAGAGGAGTACGCCAAGTTCTTCTGTCTGCGTGAAAAGCAACAGAAGAAATACTCCGAGTTCAGCAATACCGTCCCCCTCCAGTCACTCAGTAAGTAA